In a genomic window of Cydia fagiglandana chromosome 8, ilCydFagi1.1, whole genome shotgun sequence:
- the LOC134666945 gene encoding acyl-CoA Delta(11) desaturase-like: MTPNARDEGHIKDEACELLIAPQASPIKYEASYINIAMFAYFHVASVYGIYLAITEAKWATILLTIILYGAATLGTTAGAHRLWAHRTYKATLPLQILLMLLQCFACQYSIFHWARDHRLHHKFSDTDGDPHNATRGFFFSHIGWLLVKKHPEAKKRMRMLDVSDLKANKVVMFQKKYSTPFIGTICFILPTLFAMYFWNETFASAWHLTILRVLLSLHATFLVNSAAHAFGNKPYDKNITPSQNISVSLATLGEGYHNYHHVFPWDYRAAELGNNALNFTTLFIDFFAWLGWAYDLKAVGNEVIAKRVERTGDGTNLWGWGDKDMPKEHEEIAKVLCKGH; the protein is encoded by the exons ATGACTCCAAATGCCCGCGACGAGGGACATATAAAGGACGAGGCCTGCGAACTTCTGATCGCTCCTCAGGCCTCGCCGATAAAATACGAGGCCTCCTACATTAATATAGCCATGTTCGCATATTTCCACGTGGCCAGCGTTTATGGGATATACCTGGCGATTACTGAAGCGAAGTGGGCGACTATATTATTAA CAATCATTCTCTACGGAGCTGCCACACTCGGAACGACAGCCGGCGCTCACCGCCTCTGGGCCCACAGAACCTACAAGGCCACCCTCCCTCTCCAGATACTCCTGATGCTGCTCCAATGCTTCGCCTGTCAGTACTCCATCTTCCACTGGGCTAGAGACCATAGACTCCATCATAAGTTCTCTGACACGGACGGAGACCCTCATAACGCGACTAGGGGATTCTTCTTTTCGCATATTGGGTGGTTGCTGGTTAAAAAGCATCCGGAAGCAAAGAAGAGGATGAGGATGCTTGATGTGTCGGATCTTAAGGCGAATAAGGTGGTGATGTTTCAGAAAAa ATATTCAACCCCATTCATCGGCACAATCTGCTTCATCTTACCAACCCTCTTCGCCATGTACTTCTGGAACGAGACCTTCGCTTCAGCATGGCACCTGACCATCCTCCGAGTGTTATTATCCCTCCACGCCACATTCCTGGTCAACAGCGCAGCCCACGCCTTTGGGAACAAACCTTACGACAAAAACATCACTCCTTCTCAGAACATCTCAGTGTCTTTAGCAACTTTAGGGGAAGGATACCACAATTACCATCACGTTTTCCCCTGGGATTATAGAGCTGCAGAACTGGGTAATAATGCTCTAAACTTTACTACACTTTTCATAGATTTTTTCGCCTGGCTTGGGTGGGCGTACGACTTGAAAGCTGTTGGAAATGAAGTCATAGCTAAGAGGGTAGAGAGAACTGGGGATGGGACCAATCTTTGGGGATGGGGAGATAAGGATATGCCTAAGGAACACGAGGAGATTGCTAAAGTGTTGTGCAAAGGACATTAA